One window from the genome of Lynx canadensis isolate LIC74 chromosome E3, mLynCan4.pri.v2, whole genome shotgun sequence encodes:
- the SDR42E2 gene encoding putative short-chain dehydrogenase/reductase family 42E member 2, translating to MKPNPAGSSPEACRAAGQGEKSCPVCRAWGGVSGLGSESGPGPGPGAVSGPTTVLGPGPGPGAVSGPGPGPGVVLEPGPGLGAVTRPGPGPGVVLEPGPGPGAISGPRPMHGAVSLPAPESSAVPGPGPGSGAVSRPRPEPGAASGPKPGLGPGSGARSVPGPVPRPGAAPLPGPGVEPGPRQGSGIGPKPSEPETAPTLAPQQKTQATPMQAPRQKVLVTGGGGYLGFSLGSSLAKSGTSVILLDLRRPQWKLSPGTEFIQADVRDEEALYRAFEGVDCVFHVASYGMSGVEKLQKEQIESINVGGTKLVINVCVRRRVPRLIYTSTVNVVFGGKPIEQGDEDSVPYFPLEKHMDHYSRTKAIADQLTLMANGTPLPGGGTLRTCVLRPPGIYGPEEQRHLPRVASHIKKRLFMFRFGDRGTQMNWVHVHNLVQAHVLAAEALTVAKGYVASGQAYYINDGESVNLFEWMAPLFEKLGYSQPWIQVPTSWVYLTAAVMEYVHLALRPICSVQPLLTRSEVRSVAVTHTFQIAKARAQLGYAPDKFRFADVVEEYVRSTSRRSRGSTARTLLRLLLGLLLLLGLLALALHLVGLQPSNV from the exons ATGAAGCCCAATCCAGCAGGCTCCTCCCCAGAGGCCTGCAGAGCTGCAGGCCAGGGCGAGAAGAGCTGCCCCGTCTGCCGGGCCTGGGGAGGAGTCTCAGGCCTGGGGTCTGAGtcagggcctggcccagggcctggtgcaGTTTCAGGGCCTACTACTGTTCTGGGGCCtgggccagggcctggggctgTGTCAGGACCTGGGCCGGGGCCTGGTGTGGTTCTAGAACCTGGACCAGGGCTTGGTGCTGTGACCAGACCTGGACCAGGGCCTGGTGTGGTTCTAGAACCTGGACCAGGGCCTGGTGCTATTTCAGGACCCAGACCAATGCATGGTGCTGTGTCCCTACCTGCACCAGAGTCTAGTGCTGTTCCGGGACCTGGACCAGGGTCTGGTGCTGTATCCAGACCTAGGCCGGAGCCTGGTGCTGCTTCAGGACCTAAGCCAGGTCTGGGGCCTGGGTCAGGAGCTAGGTCAGTACCCGGGCCAGTACCTAGGCCAGGAGCTGCACCGTTACCTGGGCCAGGGGTAGAGCCTGGGCCCAGACAGGGTTCTGGAATTGGGCCCAAACCCAGTGAGCCAGAGACAGCCCCAACACTAGCACCACAGCAGAAGACTCAGGCCACACCCATGCAGGCCCCTAGGCAGAAGGTTCTGGTGACTGGAGGAGGAGGCTACCTGGGCTTTAGCCTGGGTTCTAGCCTGGCCAAGAGTGGCACTTCTGTCATCCTGCTCGACCTCCGCCGACCACAGTGGAAGCTTTCCCCGGGGACCGAGTTCATCCAG GCCGATGTCCGAGATGAAGAAGCCCTGTATCGTGCCTTCGAAGGGGTGGACTGCGTCTTCCACGTGGCATCCTATGGGATGTCCGGTGTTGAGAAG CTGCAAAAAGAGCAGATTGAGTCTATAAATGTTGGAGGCACCAAACTAGTAATCAATG TTTGCGTCCGTCGGCGAGTTCCAAGGCTCATCTACACCAGCACTGTCAATGTCGTGTTCGGCGGGAAGCCCATAGAACAGGGTGATGAGGACTCTGTGCCATATTTCCCACTGGAGAAG CATATGGACCACTACTCACGAACCAAAGCCATCGCTGACCAGTTGACCCTCATGGCCAATGGCACACCTCTCCCAG GAGGAGGCACTCTGCGGACGTGTGTGCTCCGGCCCCCGGGGATCTATGGCCCTGAAGAGCAGAGGCACCTGCCCCGTGTGGCG AGCCACATCAAGAAGAGACTATTCATGTTCCGATTTGGGGACCGCGGGACACAGATGAACTGGGTCCACGTGCACAATCTGGTGCAGGCACACGTGTTGGCAGCCGAGGCCCTCACCGTGGCCAAGGGCTATGTAGCT AGTGGCCAGGCGTACTATATCAATGACGGGGAGAGTGTCAACCTCTTCGAGTGGATGGCCCCACTG TTTGAGAAGCTAGGGTACAGCCAGCCCTGGATCCAGGTGCCCACTTCCTGGGTTTACCTAACAG CTGCGGTGATGGAGTATGTGCACCTGGCCTTGAGGCCCATCTGCAGCGTCCAACCACTGCTCACCCGGAGCGAG gtgCGCAGCGTGGCCGTGACGCACACCTTCCAGATCGCCAAGGCCCGCGCCCAGCTTGGCTACGCGCCAGACAAGTTCCGCTTCGCCGACGTCGTCGAGGAATACGTGAGGTCTACGAGCCGGCGGTCCCGCGGCTCCACCGCGCGAACACTCCTACGGTTGCTGCtcgggctgctgctgctgctcggGCTGCTCGCCCTGGCCCTACATCTCGTAGGCCTGCAGCCGTCCAATGTCTGA